From one Triticum aestivum cultivar Chinese Spring chromosome 4B, IWGSC CS RefSeq v2.1, whole genome shotgun sequence genomic stretch:
- the LOC123090861 gene encoding uncharacterized protein yields MAFACASHVRRLLLHPGAGAPARSFYAQPYQAKVGVVEFLNGVGKGVEMHAAKLEEAVGGDLQRLLETRTLRLKKLGVPCKHRKLILSFAHKYRLGLWKPPAEARKAQ; encoded by the exons ATGGCCTTCGCGTGTGCATCTCAtgtgcgccgcctcctcctccaccccggcGCCGGAGCTCCGGCGAGATCCTTCTACGCCCAGCCCTACCAAG CCAAGGTAGGCGTGGTGGAGTTCTTGAACGGCGTCGGGAAGGGGGTGGAGATGCACGCCGCCAAGTTGGAGGAGGCTGTAGGCGGCGATCTCCAGAGGCTGCTCGAGACCCGCACGCTGCGGCTCAAGAAGCTCGGCGTCCCCTGCAAGCAT AGAAAGTTGATTTTGAGTTTTGCTCACAAGTACCGCCTTGGTCTTTGGAAGCCCCCGGCAGAAGCCAGGAAAGCGCAATAA